The region TGCGGCACGGCCTGGCGCAGCGGCACGCCGCCGCTCGACAGGCCGCGCATATAGCCGTCGGCATAACCGGCCGAGGCGATCGCCAGCCGGCTCTTGCGGCCAAGCTGGAGCGCCCGCCCATAGCTGACGGTCTCGCCGGCCTCGACGCTGCGCACCTGGATGATGCGCGCTTCCGCGGTCGCCACCGGCCGCATCGGATTGGCGAGGCCGCAGACCGCTTCGCCGCCATAAAGCGCGATGCCGGGACGGGTCAGGTCGAAGTGATAATCCTCGCCGAGAAAGATGCCGGCCGAGGCGGCAAGGCTTGAATCGATGCCTTCATAAGCAGCGCTAACCCTGCGGAATGATTCGAGCTGCCGCCGGTTCATCGCATGGCTGGGCTCATCGCCGCAGGCGAGATGGCTCATGATCAGCACCGGTGCGAAGCTCGCCGGCCGCGACACGTCGTCGGCGAGTGCGATCGCATCGTCCATGTGCAGTCCGAGCCGGTTGAAGCCGGTGTCGACATACAGCGCGCAGGGATAGTCGCCGTAATCGGCAAGAACCGCCATCCAGAAAGCGAGCTGCTCATCGGAGGAAATTACCGGCACCAGATCGTTTTCGAAAAAGCGCCGCTCGGTGCCCGGCCATATGCCTGAGAGCACGAAGATGCGGGCCTCGGGCGCATAAAGCCGAAGCGTGACACCCTCGTCGACCGTGGCGACGAAGAAATCTCGGGCGCCAGCCATATAGAGCGCTTCACCGGCATCCTCGATGCCCATGCCATAGGCATCCGCCTTGACGACGGCTGCGGCGCGCGCCGCGCCGGAGCGGCGCGCCATGTCGCGCCAGTTCTCCGTCAGCGCCGTCAGATCGACGGTCAGCCGCAGGCCCGCGGAAGCGAAAAGATCGTCGTCTTCGAAGGGGATGGGGAAATCTGTCATGAATCGCCGTGAACCAGTGGAAGGAAATCGCCAGAGCCAGTTTAAAGCATGTCGCGCAAAAGTGTGCAGCGGTTTTGCGATAACGACAGGTGTAAAAACAAAGAGCTAAAGCGCAAGGAGCGAATCTGAAAGATCGCGACGCGCTTTAGAAAGCATTAGGGCCAAGGCAGGTCACATACCACCCTTTGCCTGTCATACGATCACTTTTGTTCAAGACGCGTGCAGGCTTCCGCGATAATCTTGGGGGATGCAGAACGTATCGCAAAAAGAAGCGGCGGAGGCCATGCCGCTTGCGAACGTGGAATCGGCCCGCTTCTGGCGGGATAGCCGCTTCCGCGGCATGGAGTGTTTGAGCGCCACCTTCCTGACGCATGAATATGCGCCGCATGCGCATGACACGTTCAGCATCGGCGCGATAGAAAGCGGCAGCCAAATCGCCACTCTCAGCGGCAGGCGGGAGGAAACCGGCCCGGGCGACCTTTATCTCATCGATCCCGGTGTCATCCATGACGGTGCTCCGGGCGGCGAGGGCTACCGCTACCGGATGATCTATCCCGACATGAAGCTGTTCGTCGATATTCTCGAGGATGTTACCGGCAAGGCCTTCCATGCGACGCCCTCTTTCTCCGGCGGGCTTCCACGCGATCCACAGCTCGCCAATGCCTTTCACGCCGCCCATCGAACGCTTGAGAGCGGGGCCGGCGCGCTGGAATCCGATGAGGGAATGTTTTCGGTGCTGGCAGCGATCTTTGCGCGTCATGGCAGCGCAGTCATCGTTCCTGTCGATACGCAGGAACGAAGCGCGGTGGCCCGCGCCCGCGAATACCTCATCGAGAACTTCGACAGCGATGTCGGCCTCGAGGAACTGGCCGGAGTGGCAGGTTTGAGCCGCGCCCACCTCATCCGTGCCTCCGCAAGGAATATCACATTACCCCGCACGCTTTTCTGACGGATCGGCGCGTGCAGGTGGCCCGTCGGCTGCTGCGGCAGGGGCGCATGCCTGCCGATATTGCGCTCGAATGCGGTTTTGCCGATCAGGCGCATTTCAGCCGACACTTCAAGGCACGGACAGGCGTAACACCCGGCCAATTCCGCACGGGCTGATCACTTTCGTTCAATACGGCCCTGGCTGGCCGGGCTAATCCTCCGCGATCTTGATCAGGAGGTTGCCATGTTGCAGCACAGCCGGCCATCCGGCGAATTTCTTGCCGGAATGCGCGCCATTTTTCCGCTTGTTGTCGCCGTGTTGCCGATCGGCCTGGTGTTCGGCGCGGTCGCGGCCACCAAGGGGCTTTCCCCGCTGGAAACGACGCTGATGAGCGCGCTTGTCTTTGCGGGCGGTTCGCAATTCGTGGCCATGGACATCTGGACCCATCCGGCAAGCTGGATCGGCGTCGGCTTTGCAGCCCTGCTGGTCAATATCCGCCATGTGCTGATGAGCGCGTCGATCGGCACGAAGATGCAGTCCTTCTCCAGCGTCAAACGATATATCGCCATGCTGTTCCTCGCAGATGAGCTGTGGGCCATGGCGGAATTCCGCGCCGGCGCCACGCGGCTGACGCCGGCCTGGTATGCCGGGATCGTCACGCCCTTCTACCTCACCTGGGTCGGCTCTTCGCTAACAGGCGCACTGCTCGGCGCCTTTCTCGGCAATCCTGCGGCCATCGGCCTCGACTTCGCTTTTCCGGCCGTCTTCATCGTGCTCGTCATGGGGTTCTGGAAGGGGCCGGAAACCGGCGCCGTCCTTGCGGCAAGTGGTGCGGCATCCGTTGTGGTCCACCATTTCGTGCCGGGGGTCTGGTATATCGCCGCCGGCGCTCTGGCCGGGCTGGCAACGGCCCTATGGCAGGGCAGGGCGCGGGAGCAGGCGGCATGACACTCGATCTCAACATCATGATCGCCATCCTCGCGATTGCCGCCGCAACGGTGTTCACCCGCGTCGCCGGCCTCCTATTGGTCCGTCATGTCGAGATGGATGAGCGGCGGAGAACGGCGATCGAGTCCATTCCGCCGGCGGTGCTGATGGCGGTCATTGCCCCGACCGCCTTTGCGGCGGGCTGGGCGGAGACCTTGGCCTGCGCGGTAACGGCAATCGCCGCGCGCCGTCTGCCGATGCTTGCGAGCATCGTGATCGGCGTCGCAACGGTCGCCCTGTTGCGGACCGCCGGGCTTTAGCTAAGGTAATCGACGCGGGACCGCGTCAATGTTCCTCGTAATGTGTGAAGGAGGGATCGGCGAGATCGGCGAAGCGGGTGAATTCCGACTGGAAGGCGAGCTTCACCGTTCCCGTCGGCCCGTGACGCTGCTTGGCGATGATGACATCGGCTGTGCCCTTCACCTTGTCGAACAGCGCTTCCCATTCCGGATATTTCGGATCGTGGGGATCGCGCGGCTCCTGGTTCTTGACGTAATATTCCTCGCGGAACACGAAGAGCACGACGTCGGCGTCCTGCTCGATCGAACCGGATTCGCGAAGGTCGGAAAGCTGCGGCCGCTTGTCGTCACGGCTTTCGACCTGACGCGAGAGCTGCGACAGGGCGATGATCGGAACGTTGAGTTCCTTGCCCAGCGCCTTCAGGCCGGTGGTGATCTGGGTGATTTCCTGCACGCGGTTGTCGCTGGATTTACCCGAGCCGGTCATCAGCTGAATGTAGTCGACCACCAGCACGTCGAGGCCGCGCTGACGCTTGAGACGGCGCGCGCGCGCCGAAAGCTGGGCGATCGAAATGCCGCCGGTCTGGTCGATATAGAGCGGCACCTTCTGCATCATCATCGAGCAGGCGACAAGCTTTTCGAAATCGGCATCGTTGATGTCGCCGCGGCGGATCTTCGAGGAGGAGACTTCCGTCTGCTCGGAGATGATACGGGTGGCAAGCTGTTCCGACGACATTTCGAGCGAATAGAAGCCGACGACGCCGCCATTCCTAGCCTTCATGCTGCCGTCCGGCTGGACTTCCCCTTCATAGGCGGCGGCGATATTGTAGGCGATATTGGTCGCAAGCGAGGTCTTGCCCATGCCGGGGCGTCCGGCAAGGACGATCAAGTCCGAACGCTGCAGGCCGCCCATCTTGGAATCCAGCGAATGGATGCCGGTGGAAATGCCGGAAAGCCCGCCGTCGCGTTCCTTGGCGACGGCCGCCATGTCGATCGCCAGCGCAACCGCATCGTTGAAGGCCTGGAAGCCGCCGTCGTAGCGGCCGTTTTCCGCCAATTCGAAGAGGCGGCGTTCGGTATCCTCGATCTGAGACTGCGGCGGCATGTCGAGCGGCGCGTCATAGGCGATGTTGACGACGTCCTCACCGATGGTGATCAGCGCCCGGCGCAGCGCGAGATCATAGATCGCCCGGCCATAATCCTCGGCATTGATGACGGTGACGGCATTGCTGACGAGACTTGCCAGATATTGCGAAACCGTCATGTCGCCGACCTTCTCGTCGGCCTTCAGGAAGGTCTTGATCGTCACCGGGTTGGCGATCTTGCCCATGCGGATGATATCGCCGGCAACCTCGAAGATCTTCCGGTGCAACGGTTCGTAGAGATGGATCGGCTTCAGGAAGTCGGACACCCGGTAGTAGGCGTCGTTGTTCATCAGGATGGCACCCAGAAGCGCCTGCTCGGCTTCGATATTGTTGGGTGCTTCGCGATAATGCTGCTCCGAGGGAGCAACAGCTGCAATCTTTCGAGCGGCGTCGTTCATCATCATCCGTTCTGTCTTTTTCCAGCTCCCGGATTTGCAATTCCGGACGCGAAAATCAAGAGGTTGCGAAAGGAGCAGGCGCCCGCTTCGCTGAAATCCTGAACGCTGTGCACGTTGTTCGACTTCTCCACAGTCCGGGGCGACACAAAGGAGAAATACCGTCAGTGTCACCCGCACGACACGGCATGGTGCCGACTCAGCCCATCCGTTTCGGAGAAGGTTATTTTAGCGCGATGCCATAAGGCACGCAGCAAAAACATCCGGATCATCCCCAACGAAAAAGCCCGGCGCTAAGGCCGGGCTTCCCTCACGCGGATCGCTCCGACGATATTATGCTTCGTCTTCGTCGACGCCGTCGGCTTCCGGATCGAAGAAATCTTCCGGACGCAGAGCGTCTTCGTCGACACCGTAGATGGCGTCGACCGAGGTGAGTTCTTCACCCTTGGCCTGGCGCTCTGCCTCTTCGGCGGAACGGGCAACGTTCAGCTCGACGTGGATTTCGACTTCGGCATGCAGCTGCAGCTCGACCTTGTGCAAGCCGATCGCCTTGATCGGCGTGTTCAGGTGAACCTGGTTGCGGCCAATGTTGAAGCCTTCGGCGGCGAGAATCTCGACGACGTCACGGGCAGCGACCGAGCCGTAGAGCTGGCCGGTTTCGCCGGCGGAGCGCACGACGATGAAGGACTTGCCGTCGAGAACGTCGGCGACCTTCTGGGCTTCCGACTTGCGTTCGAGGTTGCGGGCTTCGAGCGTCGCACGCTCGGCTTCGAAGCGGGTCTTGTTGGCGGCGTTGGCGCGCAGCGCCTTGCCGAGCGGCAGCAGGTAGTTACGGGCAAAGCCGTCGCGAACCTTTACGGTTTCGCCCATCTGGCCGAGCTTGGAGATGCGTTCGAGAAGGATGACTTCCATTTTCTTTTACCTTTCTGTGTCTCAGATTTTCGTGTCGGATTGTTTGGGGGCATCAGCATCTTTCGTCGGGGTCAGCGCGATCGCCTTGCGCGTATCGCTGAGACCGAGGACGAGGATGAGGAAAGCTGGCAGCAGAATGAGCATCGAGGCCAGGTAGCTGAGGATGAGGGCCGGCAGCCGCCAGTCCTTGCCGCGCGTGCGGAAATGCAGCGAGGCGAAACCGGAAAGCATGAAGCCGGCGCCGAAAGTGCCGATTACCGTCGCGCCGACCAGTGCCGGCACGCCGCCGAAGAAGCAGGCGGCAAGCCCGGCGAGGAAGATGAAGATCGAGTTGCGGTTCATGCGCAGCGACGAGGGGATGTCCTCGCGCGGGCGAAGACCGCGGCCGGAGGCTGCGACGATACGCACGGCAAAATAATAGGCGGCAAACAGCATGGAGACCCACATGCCGCCCTGCACCGCCGGCAGCATCAGCACGATCAGCGATTTGGTCTGCGCGGTCGCCGCCGGATCGGGCATGAATTCCGGTTGCTGGTCCTTGACCGAGGCGATCAGCAGGTCGACGATCTGATCGGTGATGGCAGGCCCATAGCCGATCATCACGCCGATGACGATGACAGCGAGCGTCACCAAGCCGCAGAGATGCAGCAGGATATCGGAGAGTGGGTACCAGGCCAGCAGATGGTCCGGGCCGCCGAGTTCGGAGGCGGGACGGGCGAGATTGGCGAGGTGGCTGAGCCAGCCGGCTGGCAACAGCGTCACCAGCGTCATGATTAGCGCGAAAGAGGGGGAGATGAGGGC is a window of Rhizobium sp. N324 DNA encoding:
- a CDS encoding AzlD family protein, with translation MTLDLNIMIAILAIAAATVFTRVAGLLLVRHVEMDERRRTAIESIPPAVLMAVIAPTAFAAGWAETLACAVTAIAARRLPMLASIVIGVATVALLRTAGL
- a CDS encoding AzlC family ABC transporter permease, producing MLQHSRPSGEFLAGMRAIFPLVVAVLPIGLVFGAVAATKGLSPLETTLMSALVFAGGSQFVAMDIWTHPASWIGVGFAALLVNIRHVLMSASIGTKMQSFSSVKRYIAMLFLADELWAMAEFRAGATRLTPAWYAGIVTPFYLTWVGSSLTGALLGAFLGNPAAIGLDFAFPAVFIVLVMGFWKGPETGAVLAASGAASVVVHHFVPGVWYIAAGALAGLATALWQGRAREQAA
- a CDS encoding DUF2232 domain-containing protein, translated to MNRPDLKTLLIGALAGLTAFLLMLGASMQPSFFSALLYTASALPILIVGLGWGNAAAIAAVVTAAALGAALISPSFALIMTLVTLLPAGWLSHLANLARPASELGGPDHLLAWYPLSDILLHLCGLVTLAVIVIGVMIGYGPAITDQIVDLLIASVKDQQPEFMPDPAATAQTKSLIVLMLPAVQGGMWVSMLFAAYYFAVRIVAASGRGLRPREDIPSSLRMNRNSIFIFLAGLAACFFGGVPALVGATVIGTFGAGFMLSGFASLHFRTRGKDWRLPALILSYLASMLILLPAFLILVLGLSDTRKAIALTPTKDADAPKQSDTKI
- a CDS encoding replicative DNA helicase — its product is MNDAARKIAAVAPSEQHYREAPNNIEAEQALLGAILMNNDAYYRVSDFLKPIHLYEPLHRKIFEVAGDIIRMGKIANPVTIKTFLKADEKVGDMTVSQYLASLVSNAVTVINAEDYGRAIYDLALRRALITIGEDVVNIAYDAPLDMPPQSQIEDTERRLFELAENGRYDGGFQAFNDAVALAIDMAAVAKERDGGLSGISTGIHSLDSKMGGLQRSDLIVLAGRPGMGKTSLATNIAYNIAAAYEGEVQPDGSMKARNGGVVGFYSLEMSSEQLATRIISEQTEVSSSKIRRGDINDADFEKLVACSMMMQKVPLYIDQTGGISIAQLSARARRLKRQRGLDVLVVDYIQLMTGSGKSSDNRVQEITQITTGLKALGKELNVPIIALSQLSRQVESRDDKRPQLSDLRESGSIEQDADVVLFVFREEYYVKNQEPRDPHDPKYPEWEALFDKVKGTADVIIAKQRHGPTGTVKLAFQSEFTRFADLADPSFTHYEEH
- the rplI gene encoding 50S ribosomal protein L9, giving the protein MEVILLERISKLGQMGETVKVRDGFARNYLLPLGKALRANAANKTRFEAERATLEARNLERKSEAQKVADVLDGKSFIVVRSAGETGQLYGSVAARDVVEILAAEGFNIGRNQVHLNTPIKAIGLHKVELQLHAEVEIHVELNVARSAEEAERQAKGEELTSVDAIYGVDEDALRPEDFFDPEADGVDEDEA
- the alr gene encoding alanine racemase encodes the protein MTDFPIPFEDDDLFASAGLRLTVDLTALTENWRDMARRSGAARAAAVVKADAYGMGIEDAGEALYMAGARDFFVATVDEGVTLRLYAPEARIFVLSGIWPGTERRFFENDLVPVISSDEQLAFWMAVLADYGDYPCALYVDTGFNRLGLHMDDAIALADDVSRPASFAPVLIMSHLACGDEPSHAMNRRQLESFRRVSAAYEGIDSSLAASAGIFLGEDYHFDLTRPGIALYGGEAVCGLANPMRPVATAEARIIQVRSVEAGETVSYGRALQLGRKSRLAIASAGYADGYMRGLSSGGVPLRQAVPQGGQGFIAGHKVPVAGRITMDLTIFDITDLPDNAVRAGDYVELFGKNMALDDVARAAGTIGYEMLTSMGLRHERRYVAEEE